GAGGTGGGCGTCTACAGCAACGCCAATGCCCAGAACTGGGCCGCCTTCGACCAGTTCGAGCTCGTCAAGCAGTAAGCAAGCAGTAAGCCCTGGGCCCCCGGTGCTCCTCCAGGGCACCGGGAGGCCTCGTGGGCCGAAGCCCCGTGAGCGCATCAGTCCTATCGAGCCGACAACGAGATCAAGACATGAATTCTCTGACGACATGGAAGCGCCGGGTGGCTTCGGCCCTGGCCTGTGGAACCCTCACCGCGGGAATGGCCGCCTCGGCCGCCCCCACCTCGCAGGTCATCTGGAGTTCCGAGAAGAACCCGGGCAACGGCAGCTGGTTCAGCGGCCCCTCGTCCATTCCCTATGCATTGAGCCAGCAGCCGAACATCGCCCTGACGAGCCCCACCTCCACGTCGGCCACGACGCTCGCGGTGGATCCCTCGGTGCAATACCAGACGATGCTGGGCATCGGCACCTCGCTGGAAGAGTCGACGATCTACAACCTCTCGCGCATGTCTCTGGCGAAGCGGACGGAGGCGTTGAAGAAGCTGTTGGATCCGTCCACTGGCGCGGGCATCAACCTGCTGCGCATCACCTTCGGCACGTCTGACTTCACCGCGCGGCAATTCTATACATACGACGATCGCCCGGCGGGACAGACGGACCCCAACCTCACCTACTTTTCGATTCAGAAGGACATCGACTACAACATCATCTCCACGATCAAGCAGGCGCTGGCGATCAACCCCAACCTGAAGATCTTCGCGAGCCCATGGAGCCCGCCCGCGTGGATGAAGGACAATGGCAGCCTGATTGGCGGAAAGCTGCTGACGCAGTACATCCCCAACCTGGCGGTGTATTACCGCAAGGCGATTCAGGCGTATCAGTCGCAGGGCATTCCCATCTACGCGCTGACCGTCCAGAACGAGCCCCTGTACACGGCGCCGGACTACCCCAGTGCCTCGGTGAGCCCGGCCCAATCCAAGCAGCTCATCCTCGCCCTGAAGAACGAGCTGAACGCCAACGGCCTGAGCACCCGCATCTGGGCGTTTGATCACAACTTCGACTCAGCCTGGTCCTACGTCCCTACCCTTCTCGATGACGCCACCTCGAACGCGGCGGTGGATGGCGTGGCCTTCCACGACTACGCGGGCGAGCCCAGCATCATGACGGAGGTGCGCAACGCCTACCCGAACAAGAACATCCTGATGACGGAGCGCGCGGTGTGGGGCACGGCCGGAGCGGACCGGATGGCGCAGTACTTCCGCAACTGGGCGGCGGGCTACAACTCCTGGGTGACGATGCTGGACAGCAACATCCAGCCGGAGAAGTGGACCGGTACCCCGGGCCCGACCATGCTCATCCAGAGCGCTTCCGCGTACGACACGTACTGGGCGCTGCCGGAGTACTACCTGATTGCCCAGTACTCCAAGTACGTGAAGGCGGGCGCCAAGCGCATCTCCAGCAGCTACGGCTCGTCCGGCACCGTGACGAACGTGTCCTTCCTCAACCCG
This genomic window from Stigmatella ashevillena contains:
- a CDS encoding glycoside hydrolase family 30 beta sandwich domain-containing protein, whose translation is MNSLTTWKRRVASALACGTLTAGMAASAAPTSQVIWSSEKNPGNGSWFSGPSSIPYALSQQPNIALTSPTSTSATTLAVDPSVQYQTMLGIGTSLEESTIYNLSRMSLAKRTEALKKLLDPSTGAGINLLRITFGTSDFTARQFYTYDDRPAGQTDPNLTYFSIQKDIDYNIISTIKQALAINPNLKIFASPWSPPAWMKDNGSLIGGKLLTQYIPNLAVYYRKAIQAYQSQGIPIYALTVQNEPLYTAPDYPSASVSPAQSKQLILALKNELNANGLSTRIWAFDHNFDSAWSYVPTLLDDATSNAAVDGVAFHDYAGEPSIMTEVRNAYPNKNILMTERAVWGTAGADRMAQYFRNWAAGYNSWVTMLDSNIQPEKWTGTPGPTMLIQSASAYDTYWALPEYYLIAQYSKYVKAGAKRISSSYGSSGTVTNVSFLNPDNTVVSVVINQTAASQRFKLSSDGWELLATLPAKTVGTYTWTRETGPTPQNLLTDPGFENGSLASWNSEWHNVALAHKVDTDTVYTGNYKLTHYWSAAYQQLTGQTKSVANGTYRASAWVRSGGGQRALRLYAKNHGGAEVTAEIGSGAVTGWTQYSINNIQVTTGTIEVGVYSDGNAQNWAAFDQFELVKQ